TCCGGGCCGTCAAAGGAAGCCTCGGCCAGCGGCTCGATCACCTTCGAAGCGATGAAGAAGACGCCGTTGGAGGCGACGATGGCCGGGTTGAGGTTGCGCGGCTCGGAATCGGCGGCGACGACCAGCCGGCCGCCCTCGCCGCCGCCTTGAGCGAGCAGAAGCGAGGGCATCGCCGTCGAGGCGAGAAGAAGCGCGGTTCCCTGAAGGACCGTGCGGCGCGAAAACCGGAACGGGATCATCCTCGTGCTCGCTGTCACAGATATGGAAGGCTGCGACCATGAACCCGCCGCGTGGCGCGCGCTAGGTCCACGTCCACTATCCGACAAGGGCAGGCGAGCGGACAAGGAACGGCATGGCGCGCCCGGCCCCAAGAACGGAAGATCGCACCGCGGGCCAAGAGGCCGGCGCAAAAGGATTCGCCGTCAGGGCTTCGCGGCCGGCTCGCTCTCGTCCCTGTCGTCGAACAGCACCCGCTCGGCCGCGCCGTCGAGGTCCTCGTACTGGCCGCTCCGCACCGCCCACAGGAAGGAGACGAGCGCCAGCCCGCCGAGGAACAGCGCCACCGGGATCAGGTAGATGAGCATGCTCATGCCCGCTTCCCTCCCAGCCGCAGGGCATTGGCGATGACGATGATCGAGGAGGTGGACATGGCGACCGCCGCGACCAGCGGCGTGACATAGCCGAAGATGGCGATCGGCACAGCGAAGAGGTTGTAGACGATGGCGAGGACGAGGTTTTGGCGGATCAGCCGGCCGGCGCGGCGCGACACGTCGAGCGCGATCGGAATCGCCGACAGGCTCTCGCGCAGGAAGACGAAATCGGCGGCGTTGCGGCCGATGTCGGCGGCGGTCGCCGGGGCGATGGAGACGTGCGCCGCGCCGAGCGCGGGCGCATCGTTCAGCCCGTCGCCGACCATCAGCACCTTGCGGCCTTCCCGCGCCAGCGCCTCGATGCGCGCCACCTTGCCCGCCGGCATCAGGTTCGCCTCGACATGGGCGATGGAGAGCCGGTCGGCGACGCGCCGGCAGGCGGCCAGCGTGTCGCCCGACAGCATCTCGACCGGGCCGAGCCGGTCCTCGATCTCGGCCAGCGCCTCTTTGGCATCAGTGCGGATCGCGTCCTCGAACGCGAAGCGGGCGAGCACGACGCCGTCGCGCGCCAACACCGTGCCTTCTTCCTGCGCCGCCCCGCCGGCCGCCCAGCTGGCGCGGCCGAGCCGCCACAGCGCGCCGCCGGCCCGTCCCTCGATGCCGAGGCCCGGCAGCTCGGAGATTCCGTCGAATTGCGGCCCGGCGCCCTCGTCATAGAGCGCGACGGCCTGCGACAGCGGGTGGCGCGAATGCGCGCCGAGCGCGGCCGCCGCCGCCAGCGCCTCGGGCGCGATCTCCCGCGCATTCTGGAGGCGCGGATGGCCGAGCGTCAGCGTGCCGGTCTTGTCGAAGACGGCGACGTCGGCCTCGGCCAGCCGCTCCATAGCCCCGCCGTCGCGCACCATGATGCCGTGCTCGAACAGCCGGCGCGCGGCCACGACCTGCACGATGGGCACGGCAAGGCCGAGCGCGCACGGGCAGGTGATGATGAGGACCGCGATGGCGACGGTGATCGCCTGGTGCCAGTCGCCGCCGGTGTAGGCCATCCAGCCGACGAAGGTGACAAGCGCCGTCAGGTGCACCACGGGCGCGTAGGCGGCGGAAACCCGGTCGGCGATGCGGCGGTAGCGGGCGCGGCCGCCCTCGGCCGCCTCCATCATCCGCAGCATCTCGGCGAGGAACGAATCCTCGGCCTTCGCCGCGGCGCGCAGCGTCAGCGGCCCGGTCAGGTTGAGCGTGCCGGCCTGGATCGGATCGCCTTCGGCCACCCGCTGCGGCGCGCTCTCGCCCGTCACCAGCGAGCGGTCGATGTCGGAGGCCCCGCGCTCGATCGCCGCGTCGACCGGGATGCGCTCGCCGGCGGCGACGAGGATGCGCATGCCCGGCTCGATCTCGCTGATCGGGCGATAGTCGCGGCTGCCGTCGGCGGCGATCACCAGCGCGCCGCGCGGCGCGAGCCGCGCCAGCCCGCGCACGGCGGTGCGCGCCCGCTCGCGCATCACGTGGTCGAGCGTGCGCCCGATCAGCAGGAAGAACAGCAGCGTTACCGAGGCGTCGAAATAGGCGTGCCGGCCCGAATGGATCGTCTCGTAGAGGCTTAAGGCGTAGGCCATGGTGATGCCGATGGCGATCGGCACGTCCATGTTCATGCGCCCGTATCTCAGCGCGCCCCAGGCCGAGCGATAGTAGATGCGCCCGGCGAAGATCATCGCCGGCAGCGCGATCAGCGCCGAGACCCAGTGGAAGAGGTCGCGCGTCGCGCCCTCCGCCCCCGACCAGACCGAGACGGAGAGCAGCATGATGTTGCCGGCCGCGAAGCCAGAGACGGCGACGGCGACCAGCAGCTCGGACAGCGTGCGGTCCTTGCGCCCTTCCGGCTCGTCGAACACGGTCGGCGCGTAGCCGAGCCGCGCCAGCGTCGCCACCACCGGCGGCAGCGCCTCGCCGCGCCAGCGCACGGTGACCCGCCGCGTCGACAGGTTGACGCGCGCGGCCTCGATGCCGGCGAGCTTGGAAAGGTTCGATTCGATGGTCTGGATGCAGGCGCCGCAATGCACCGCCGGCACCGAGAACTCGGCCTGACGGACCCCATCGCCGAGATCGCGCGCCGAGAAGCGGACCTCGTCGTCGGAGGGCAGCGCCATGACGCCGCCGGCGAAACCCTCCGCCCCCGGCGCGCAGCAGCTCATCGCGCGTTGCCTCCGCGAAGCTGGACGCGCCGCGTCTCGCGCCACGGCCGTTCGAGCCCGGCCTCGGCCCCGGCTGTGGCATGGATCTCGACGATCCACGCGCCGTCCTCGACGCCGAGCCGCGCCTCGAGCCCGTCGCCGGAGACGGCCAGCGCCACCTCCGTGTCGTCGGCGTCGCCGACCGGCCGGCGCAGGTCGGCGATCCCGCTTTCAAGCCGCACCGGGCGACCCTCGGCGTCGGTCAGCGAGAAGCGCAGCACGCCCTCCTCGATGGCGAAGGCCGGCGTCCAGCCGAGCGCGGCCTGCTCGCGCCCTTCCTCGGCCTTGCGGTTGAACTCCTGTCCGGCGACGTAGGAGTTCTTCACCACGAGGCCCGACCAGCTGGTGCGGGCGAAGGTCGCCATCGTCAGATTGACGGCGATGATGACGCCGAAGAAGGCGAACATGATCGCCAGCATGTGCCTGCCGGTGAATTCGCGGGTCTTGGCGGGGCGCCCGTCCTTCCTCGTCATGTCCATCGTCGTCACTCCGGTGCGTCGAAGTTCGCGGTGTAGGCGGCATTCTCGCCGTTTTCCGCGTCGACGACAAGGAAACGGAAGTTCTGGACCCGGCCGTCGATCAGGTCGCGCGGCTGGCGCACGTAAATCTTCAGCGTCTTCAGCCTGTCCGGCTCCAGCGCGACGGCGAAGGCCCGGCCCTCGCCATGGTCGAGGCCGACGACACTCATCTCGCCTCCCGGCAACCCGTCGAGCGAGACCGTGACCGCGCGCGGCTGGGCGATCTTGTTGAGCAGCTTGACCGTGTAGCCGTTGCGGATCGCGCCGTCCGAGAGGACGACATATTGCGGGTTGCGGTCGTGCAGGACGTTGACCTCGAGCTTGTCGCGCACCATCAGCGCGTAGATCAGCGCGACGCCGATCAGCGCCCAGCCGACGAAGTAGACGAAGACGCGCGGCTGGAAGATGCGCTTCAGGTGGAACGGCACGATGCCGTCGGCGAGCGAGCCGTCCGGCTTGTGGACGAGCGTCGGGTCGATGGCGTGGCTGCCGCCGCCGGTCACCACCGCCATGTTGGCGTTGTAGTCGGCGAGCGTCGCGTAGGAGATCAGACCGCGCGCGCGACCGAGCTTGTCCATCACCGCGTCGCACGCGTCGATGCACAGCGCGCAGGTGATGCATTCGAGCTGCTGGCCGTCGCGGATGTCGATGCCCATCGGGCAGACGACGACGCAGGCGTTGCAATCGACGCAGTCGCCGGCGGCGCGGCCGGAGGCCAGCGCCTTCTTGGTGCCGCGCGTGCGCGGCTCGCCGCGCCAGTCGTTGTAGGTGACGGTCAGCGAGTTCTCGTCGAGCATCGCCGCCTGGATGCGCGGCCACGGGCACATATAGGTGCAGACCTGCTCGCGCATCAGCCCGCCGAAGGTGTAGGTGGTGGCGGTGAGCAGCGCGACCGTCATGTAGGCGACCGGCGCGGCATGGCCGGTGACGAAATCGAGAAGCAGCGTCGGCGCGTCGGCGAAGTAGAAGATCCACGCGCCGCCCGTCGCCACCGCGATCACCACCCAGGTCGCGTGCTTGGCCACGCGCAGCGCCGCCTTGCGCGGGCTCCACGGTTCCTTGTCGAGCTTCATGCGGGCGTTGCGGTCGCCCTCGATCGCGCGCTCGACGACGAGGAAGAGGTCGACCCACACCGTCTGCGGGCAGGTGTAGCCGCACCAGGCGCGGCCGACCGTCGAGGTGACGAGGAAGAGCCCCAGCCCCGCCATGACGAGGAGGCCCGCGACGATGAAGAATTCCTGCGGCCAGATCTCGATGAAGAAGAAATAGAAGCGGCGGTTGGCGAGGTCTACCAGCACCGCCTGGTCCGGCGCGTGCGGCCCGCGGTCCCAGCGCAGCCACGGCGTCAGGTAGTAGATGCCGAGGGTCACGAACATAACCAGCCACTTGAAACGGCGGAACTGGCCCGAGGCGCGCTTGGGGAAGATCTTCTTGCGGGCTGCGTAGAGCGGCTGGCGCACCTTGGCCGAGTTGACGGCTTCTGCGTCGTGCCGTTCAACCTCGGCGGACGTGGTTGTCATGGCATTCTCCTGCGGACGGGGCAGTCCGCCTGCTCTGCAAATGCGCCCGATCTCCTCGCCTGGCCTTGATCCATATCAAGACGGGCACGCGCCCGGAAGCCATGAAGGCCGGCGCGGCCAAAAAGCCGCACCGGCCTCCTCCCCCCTCTTCTCGGCCGCCCCGTTTGCCGGGATCGGCCCCGGGTTGTCCTACTGCCCGCCGCCGAGCGAATGGACGTAGACGGCAAGCTCCTTGACGGTGGTCTCGCCGAGCCGCGCCTGCCAGGCCGGCATGACGCCGTGCTTGGGCGCGCGGATCTGCGCCGCGATCTCGCCAAGGTCCGAGCCGTAGAGCCAGATCGCGTCGGTCAGGTCCGGCGCGCCGAGGGCGGGCTCGCCCTTGCCGGTCTCGCCGTGGCAGGAGGCGCAGTTGTCGGCGTAGAGCTCGGCGCCCGGCCCGGCGAGGTCGCCGCCCTCCGACAGCGACTTGACATAGGTCGCCACCGTCATCGTCTCGTCGCGGTCGAGGATCTCGGCGAAGGCCGTCATCTCCGAGTAGCGCGTGTCGTCGTCGCCGGCGAAGCGCACGCCGTGGGCGATGGTCAGGCGGATGTCCTCCGCCGTGCCGCCCCACAGCCACTCGTCGTCGTTGAGGTTGGGATAACCGGGCGAGCCGGACGCGCCCGAGCCGTGGCACTGGACGCAGTTGACGCGGAAGGCCGCCGCGCCCGCCGAATTGGCGAACTGGCGCAGCGTGTCGTCGGCCAGGATCTCCTCGATCGGCAGCTCGGCGACGCGGGCGGCGTATTCGGCCCTTGTCGCCTCGGCGACGTCGAGCTCGGCGCGCAGGTCGCCGCGGCTCGACCATTCCAGCACGCCCGTCGTCGCCGACGAGATCAGCGGCCAGGCCGGATAGGCGATCGTGTAGGCGAGGCCCCAGACGATGGTGGCGTAGAAGGTCCACAGCCACCAGCGCGGCATCGGGTTGTCCAGCTCGCGGATGCCGTCCCACTCATGGCCGGTTGTCTCGACGCCGGAAATCTCGTCGATATGTTTCTCGCTCATGTCAGTCGTCCTTGAGGGGGATGCGCGCGGCCTCTTCGGCCTGCTTTCGGCTGCCGGGGCGGAAGGTGAAGACCACCACGCCGACGAAGAAAATCGTCATGGCGAGCAGGGCCCACGAATCGGCGAACTGTCGCAATGCGGTGTAGGTTTCCATCCGTCCCTCCTATCGGTAGCCGGCGGCTTCGTCGTAGGTCGAGAAATCGACCAGCGTGCCGAGCATCTGAAGGTAGGCGACCAGCGCGTCCATCTCGGTCAGCCGCGCCGGGTCGCCGTCGAAATCGCCGAGCTTGGCCTTCGGGTAGCGCGCCTCGAGCCCGCTCGTGTCTGCGTTCGGGTCGGCCTGGGCGCGCAGGTCGGCCTCGGCGTTCTCGATCATCTCCTCGGTGTAGGGCACGCCGACGCGGGCGTTGGCCACGAGATGGGTCGAGAAGTTGCGGACCGACAGCGGCGTATCCTTGAGGAAGGCGTAGGTCGGCATGACCGATTCCGGCACCACGGAGCGCGGGTCGATCAGGTGCTGGACGTGCCACTCGTTGGAGTAGCGGTCGCCGACGCGGGCGAGGTCCGGCCCCGTCCGCTTCGATCCCCACTGGAACGGATGGTCGTACATCGATTCCGCGGCGAGGCTGTAATGGCCGTAGCGCTCGACCTCGTCGCGGAACGGGCGGATCATCTGCGAGTGGCAGGTGTAGCAGCCCTCGCGGATGTAGATGTTGCGCCCGGCCAGTTCCAGCGGCGAGTAGGGCCGCATGCCCTCCACCTTCTCGATCGTGTTCTCGAGGTAGAACAGCGGCACGATCTCGACGATGCCGCCGATGGTGACGACGAAAAGCGAGCCGGCCAGGAGCAGCGTGGCGTTGCGCTCGATGAGCTTGTGTTTGTCAATGAGTGCCATTGTCGGCTCCTATTCGGCGGGCTGGAGGACGGGCTTCGCGGCGGCGCCGCCGATCGGCTCTTCCTCGCGCTCGTGGCCGAGGATGGTCATGGTCAGATTGTAGGCCATGACCAGCGCCCCGGCGAGGAACAGCGCGCCGCCCAGCGCGCGGGCCAGATAGTAGGGATGCATGGCCGAGACCGTTTCGGCGAACGAGTAGACCAGGAAGCCCTGCTCGTCGTATTCGCGCCACATCAGGCCCTGCATGATGCCCGACACCCACATCACCGCCGCGTAGACGACGATGCCGAGCATGGCGAGCCAGAAGTGCCAGGACACGAGGCGGAGCGAATAGAGCCGCTGGCGGCCCCACAGGCGCGGCACCATGTAGTAGAGCGCGGCGAAGGTGATGAGGCCGTTCCAGCCCAGCGCGCCGGAATGGACGTGGCCGATGGTCCAGTCGGTGTAGTGCGACAGCGAGTTCACCGCCTTGATCGACATCATCGGCCCCTCGAAGGTGGCCATGCCGTAGAAGGCGATCGCCGCCACCATCATGCGGATGATCGGGTCGGTGCGCACCTTGTCCCAGGCGCCCGACAGCGTCATCAGGCCGTTGATCATGCCGCCCCAGGAGGGCATCCACAGCATCACCGAGAACACCATGCCGAGTGTCTGCGCCCAGTCGGGCAGCGCGGTGTAGTGCAGGTGGTGCGGGCCGGCCCAGATGTAGAGGAAGATCAGCGCCCAGAAATGGATGATCGACAGCCGGTAGGAATAGACCGGCCGCTCGGCCTGCTTGGGCACGAAATAGTACATCATGCCGAGGAAGCCGGCGGTGAGGAAGAAGCCGACCGCGTTGTGGCCGTACCACCACTGGGTCAGCGCGTCCTGCACGCCCGAGAACGCCGAATAGCTCTTGATCCCGACGATGGAGACCGGCACCGCCAGGTTGTTGACCACGTGCAGCATCGCGATGGTGACGATGAACGACAGGTAGAACCAGTTGGCGACGTAGATGTGCGGTTCCTTGCGCTTCAGGATCGTGCCGAGGAACACCAGGAGATAGGCGACCCAGACGATGGTCAGCCAGATGTCGACATACCATTCCGGCTCGGCATATTCGCGGCTCTGGGTGATGCCGAGGAGGTAGCCGGTCGCCGCCATGATGATGAAGAGCTGGTAGCCCCAGAACACGAACCAGGCGAGGTTGCCGCCGAACAGCCGCGCGCGGCTCGTGCGCTGCACCACGTAGAAGGAGGTGGCGATCAGCGCGTTGCCGCCGAAGGCGAAGATCACCGCCGAGGTATGCAGCGGCCGCATCCGGCCGAAGGTGAACCACGGCTCGAGATTGAGCTCGGGAAAGGCGAGCTGGAGCGCCACGACGACGCCGACGAGGAAGCCGACCACGCCCCAGAAGGTGGTGGCGATGGCGCCGTAGCGGATCGGCCCGTCCATGTAGGCGGACGGATCGTCCGCTCCCGCGGCCGCCGGCGCGAAGCTGGTGCGGCGCATCAGAAGCGTGGCGAAGACCACGAGCGTGAAAAACAGCACCCACATGTGCTGCTGGAACAGGTCGTCCGCCGCGAACGCGGCTCCCATGAGCGCGACGAAGGCGAACAGCCCTACGCCGAATATCTCAGCTGCAAATTTCATAGTCCCGTCCCCTGATCGGCGGCGTTTCGGCTTGGTGAAGCCGTGGTTGATATGAGGACGGCTTCTCCTATGGAAGCCTTTCCTCCTCCCGCGGTCGTCGTGCCTTGACCTGGATCAAGGTTTTTCGGCCAATTGTCTGTCATTGCAGCGCGATAGCAGCGAAAACGATGCGGAGGCATGACGGTGACGGCGGGAAAGGACGGCGGGGGCTTCCTTTGCGACGTTCCGGACACCTGCCCGGTCTCCGCCGCGTGCCTGCCCGGCCGCAGCATTCCCTGCCTCGATCTCGGCCGCGCCCACGACGAGAAGCTGCATCTGTGCGACGAGCTCGAGCAGATCGCCGACGGGCTGCCGCACAGGGTCGAGCGCGCGCTGTGCCTCGCCATCGCCGAGCGCATCGTGCCGATGCTGCAGGAGAGCCACGCCTACGAGGAGGAGTTCGTCTTCCCGGCCTTCGCCGCCGCCACCGTGCCGCCCTCGGTCGGCGACGCCTCGATCCGCCGGCTCAAGGCCGAGCATGTCGAGGACGAATGCGCGGCGCAGGACCTCGCCGACATCCTCTTCGCCATCGGCCACGGCTCGCGTATCGATAACCCCGAGGCGTTGGGCTTCATGCTGCGTGCCTTCTTCGAGGCGATGCGCCGCCACATCGCCTTCGAGCGAGAGCACGTGATTCCCGTGCTGGCGCGCGACATGCCGGGCTGACGCGCCCGGATCTCGCCCCGCTCACCCGCCTGAGCGGGCCTCCAGACGCGCCACGTTCGGCACGGTGACGTGGCGGTTGTTCTCGATGGAGATGATCCCGTCGGCGCGCAGCCGGGTGAACTGGCGGCTGACCGTCTCGATCGTCAGGCCGAGGAAGTCGGCGATGTCGGCGCGGGTCAGCGGCAGCTCGAACACCACCGACTGCCTGCTCTCGGCGACGGTCGGGTCGATGTTGCGGGCAATCAGCAGCAGGAAGCTGGCCACCTTCTCGGCCGCGGTCTTGCGGCCGAGCGTCACCATCCACTCGCGCGCCTCGTCGAGCTCCTTCAGAGTCTGCTGCAACAGCCGGTGCTCGAGGTCGGGCTGCTCCTTCATCATCCGCTCGATCGCCCCGCGCGGGAACGAGCACAGCGACACCTTGGTCGCGGCCTCGGCGTTGAGCTTGCTCTCGACCCGGAACGGACGGCCGAGGAAATCGGACGGGAAGCGCAGGCCGACGATCTGCTGGCGGCCGTCCGACAGCGTCTTGGTCAGCTTGACCACGCCCGAAAGGACGTTGGAATAGCTCTCGATGTGCTCGGCCTCGCCCACCAGCTCCTCGCCCTCGCCGGCGCGGTGCTTGTGCGAGGAACGCGCCAGCGCGATGAGCTGCGCGGCGTCGAGCGCGGCGCAGATGCCGCGGTGGCGCGCTTCGCAGGAGGCGCAGAGAACGGGGATGTCGTCGGTCTGGGTGTCGCTACGCACGATCGCCTCGTCAGGGAACGGCCCGCCTCTCCTAGCATCTTCGATGCCGCACGTCCCGCGTCACATTGTCTGCCCGGGGAGGATACTTGACAAAAGTCAAGGACGCCACCCCCTCCCCGGGCGAGAAGGGACGGGTTGAGAAGGACCATGCCCCATGAACGCGCCGCTCCAGGCCGACACCGCCCCGCGCTACACCAGCTATCCCACCGCGCCGCACTTCCATCCGGGGGTCGACGCGGCAACGGTCGAGGGCTGGATTTCGGCGATTCCCGCCGGCGAGCGGCTGTCTCTTTATATCCATGTCCCGTTCTGCGACCGGCTGTGCTGGTTCTGCGCCTGCCACACCAAGCAGACGCGGCACTACAAGCCGGTGGCGACGTTCCTCGAGAGCCTGCACCGCGAGATTCGCACGGTCGCGGGACAGGTCGGCGACCGCGCCAGGGTCGCCGCGCTGCATTTCGGCGGCGGCTCGCCCACCCTCGTCGCGCCCGACGACATGCGCGACCTGATGGCCGCGCTGCGGAAAAACTTCACCTTCCTGCCCGATGCCTCGATCTCGGTCGAGATCGACCCCAACGACATGGACGAGAGCCGGCTCGACGCCTTCGCCGACATCGGCATGACCCGCGCCAGCCTCGGCATCCAGGATTTCGAGGAGAAGGTGCAGAAGGCGATCAACCGCGACCAGAGCTTCGAGGACACGAAAGAGGTGATCGACGGCCTGCGCGCCCGCGGTGTCGCCTCGGTCAATCTCGACATCCTCTACGGCCTGCCGCACCAGACCTGTGACAGCGTCGTCGCCACGGTGGAGAAGGTGCTGTCGCTGCGCCCCGAGCGCATCGCCCTGTTCGGCTATGCCCATGTGCCCTGGTTCAAGAAGCACCAGACCATGATCGACGAGGAGGCGCTGCCCGGCACCGAGGAGCGGCTGGCGCAGTCGCTCGCCGCCGCCGAGGTCATCCGCCGCGCCGGCTACGACGCCATCGGCCTCGACCATTTCGCGCTGCCGGGCGATTCGCTCGCCAAGGCCGCCGCGTCCGGCGCGCTGAAGCGCAACTTCCAGGGCTATACCGACGACGGCTGCGAGACGCTGATCGGCCTCGGCCCGTCCTCGGTCAGCCGCTATCGCCAGGGCTATGCCCAGAACATCACCGCGACCGGCGAGTACCAGCGCCGCGCCGACGAGGGCGGCCTCGCCATCGCCCGCGGCATCGCGCTTTCCGACGACGACCGGCTGCGCGCCTGGGTCATCGAGCGGCTGATGTGCGATTTCGCCTTCTCGGCCGCCGAGGCGTCCGCCCGCTTCGGGCAGGCGGCGACGCCGGTCCTCGCCGAAGCCGCGCTGATCGCGGAGGAGAAGCCGGAGGCCGCGCTCGTCAGGCAGGGCGACCTCTTCGTCGTCCCCGAGGCCAGGAAGCCGCTGGTGCGGCTCGTCGCCGCCCGCTTCGACGGCTACCTCGCCAAGGGCACCGCGCGGCACTCGGCGGCGGTGTAGGGTTCAGCGCCCCGGAGTCGCCTAGCGCTTGCGCACGAACTCCGTGCGCAGCACCAGTCCCTTGATCGCCTCGTGGCGGCAGTCGATCTCGTCCGGGTTGTCGGTCAGCCGGATCGAGCGGATCACCGTTCCCTGCTTCAGCGTCTGGCCCGCGCCCTTGACCTTCAGGTCCTTGACGAGGACGACCGAGTCGCCGTCGGCGAGGAGGT
The window above is part of the Aquamicrobium sp. genome. Proteins encoded here:
- the ccoS gene encoding cbb3-type cytochrome oxidase assembly protein CcoS yields the protein MSMLIYLIPVALFLGGLALVSFLWAVRSGQYEDLDGAAERVLFDDRDESEPAAKP
- a CDS encoding cation-translocating P-type ATPase, with translation MSCCAPGAEGFAGGVMALPSDDEVRFSARDLGDGVRQAEFSVPAVHCGACIQTIESNLSKLAGIEAARVNLSTRRVTVRWRGEALPPVVATLARLGYAPTVFDEPEGRKDRTLSELLVAVAVSGFAAGNIMLLSVSVWSGAEGATRDLFHWVSALIALPAMIFAGRIYYRSAWGALRYGRMNMDVPIAIGITMAYALSLYETIHSGRHAYFDASVTLLFFLLIGRTLDHVMRERARTAVRGLARLAPRGALVIAADGSRDYRPISEIEPGMRILVAAGERIPVDAAIERGASDIDRSLVTGESAPQRVAEGDPIQAGTLNLTGPLTLRAAAKAEDSFLAEMLRMMEAAEGGRARYRRIADRVSAAYAPVVHLTALVTFVGWMAYTGGDWHQAITVAIAVLIITCPCALGLAVPIVQVVAARRLFEHGIMVRDGGAMERLAEADVAVFDKTGTLTLGHPRLQNAREIAPEALAAAAALGAHSRHPLSQAVALYDEGAGPQFDGISELPGLGIEGRAGGALWRLGRASWAAGGAAQEEGTVLARDGVVLARFAFEDAIRTDAKEALAEIEDRLGPVEMLSGDTLAACRRVADRLSIAHVEANLMPAGKVARIEALAREGRKVLMVGDGLNDAPALGAAHVSIAPATAADIGRNAADFVFLRESLSAIPIALDVSRRAGRLIRQNLVLAIVYNLFAVPIAIFGYVTPLVAAVAMSTSSIIVIANALRLGGKRA
- a CDS encoding FixH family protein gives rise to the protein MTRKDGRPAKTREFTGRHMLAIMFAFFGVIIAVNLTMATFARTSWSGLVVKNSYVAGQEFNRKAEEGREQAALGWTPAFAIEEGVLRFSLTDAEGRPVRLESGIADLRRPVGDADDTEVALAVSGDGLEARLGVEDGAWIVEIHATAGAEAGLERPWRETRRVQLRGGNAR
- the ccoG gene encoding cytochrome c oxidase accessory protein CcoG; the encoded protein is MTTTSAEVERHDAEAVNSAKVRQPLYAARKKIFPKRASGQFRRFKWLVMFVTLGIYYLTPWLRWDRGPHAPDQAVLVDLANRRFYFFFIEIWPQEFFIVAGLLVMAGLGLFLVTSTVGRAWCGYTCPQTVWVDLFLVVERAIEGDRNARMKLDKEPWSPRKAALRVAKHATWVVIAVATGGAWIFYFADAPTLLLDFVTGHAAPVAYMTVALLTATTYTFGGLMREQVCTYMCPWPRIQAAMLDENSLTVTYNDWRGEPRTRGTKKALASGRAAGDCVDCNACVVVCPMGIDIRDGQQLECITCALCIDACDAVMDKLGRARGLISYATLADYNANMAVVTGGGSHAIDPTLVHKPDGSLADGIVPFHLKRIFQPRVFVYFVGWALIGVALIYALMVRDKLEVNVLHDRNPQYVVLSDGAIRNGYTVKLLNKIAQPRAVTVSLDGLPGGEMSVVGLDHGEGRAFAVALEPDRLKTLKIYVRQPRDLIDGRVQNFRFLVVDAENGENAAYTANFDAPE
- the ccoP gene encoding cytochrome-c oxidase, cbb3-type subunit III, which codes for MSEKHIDEISGVETTGHEWDGIRELDNPMPRWWLWTFYATIVWGLAYTIAYPAWPLISSATTGVLEWSSRGDLRAELDVAEATRAEYAARVAELPIEEILADDTLRQFANSAGAAAFRVNCVQCHGSGASGSPGYPNLNDDEWLWGGTAEDIRLTIAHGVRFAGDDDTRYSEMTAFAEILDRDETMTVATYVKSLSEGGDLAGPGAELYADNCASCHGETGKGEPALGAPDLTDAIWLYGSDLGEIAAQIRAPKHGVMPAWQARLGETTVKELAVYVHSLGGGQ
- a CDS encoding cbb3-type cytochrome c oxidase subunit 3, producing the protein METYTALRQFADSWALLAMTIFFVGVVVFTFRPGSRKQAEEAARIPLKDD
- the ccoO gene encoding cytochrome-c oxidase, cbb3-type subunit II; this encodes MALIDKHKLIERNATLLLAGSLFVVTIGGIVEIVPLFYLENTIEKVEGMRPYSPLELAGRNIYIREGCYTCHSQMIRPFRDEVERYGHYSLAAESMYDHPFQWGSKRTGPDLARVGDRYSNEWHVQHLIDPRSVVPESVMPTYAFLKDTPLSVRNFSTHLVANARVGVPYTEEMIENAEADLRAQADPNADTSGLEARYPKAKLGDFDGDPARLTEMDALVAYLQMLGTLVDFSTYDEAAGYR
- the ccoN gene encoding cytochrome-c oxidase, cbb3-type subunit I — encoded protein: MKFAAEIFGVGLFAFVALMGAAFAADDLFQQHMWVLFFTLVVFATLLMRRTSFAPAAAGADDPSAYMDGPIRYGAIATTFWGVVGFLVGVVVALQLAFPELNLEPWFTFGRMRPLHTSAVIFAFGGNALIATSFYVVQRTSRARLFGGNLAWFVFWGYQLFIIMAATGYLLGITQSREYAEPEWYVDIWLTIVWVAYLLVFLGTILKRKEPHIYVANWFYLSFIVTIAMLHVVNNLAVPVSIVGIKSYSAFSGVQDALTQWWYGHNAVGFFLTAGFLGMMYYFVPKQAERPVYSYRLSIIHFWALIFLYIWAGPHHLHYTALPDWAQTLGMVFSVMLWMPSWGGMINGLMTLSGAWDKVRTDPIIRMMVAAIAFYGMATFEGPMMSIKAVNSLSHYTDWTIGHVHSGALGWNGLITFAALYYMVPRLWGRQRLYSLRLVSWHFWLAMLGIVVYAAVMWVSGIMQGLMWREYDEQGFLVYSFAETVSAMHPYYLARALGGALFLAGALVMAYNLTMTILGHEREEEPIGGAAAKPVLQPAE
- a CDS encoding hemerythrin domain-containing protein is translated as MTAGKDGGGFLCDVPDTCPVSAACLPGRSIPCLDLGRAHDEKLHLCDELEQIADGLPHRVERALCLAIAERIVPMLQESHAYEEEFVFPAFAAATVPPSVGDASIRRLKAEHVEDECAAQDLADILFAIGHGSRIDNPEALGFMLRAFFEAMRRHIAFEREHVIPVLARDMPG
- a CDS encoding Crp/Fnr family transcriptional regulator; the encoded protein is MRSDTQTDDIPVLCASCEARHRGICAALDAAQLIALARSSHKHRAGEGEELVGEAEHIESYSNVLSGVVKLTKTLSDGRQQIVGLRFPSDFLGRPFRVESKLNAEAATKVSLCSFPRGAIERMMKEQPDLEHRLLQQTLKELDEAREWMVTLGRKTAAEKVASFLLLIARNIDPTVAESRQSVVFELPLTRADIADFLGLTIETVSRQFTRLRADGIISIENNRHVTVPNVARLEARSGG
- the hemN gene encoding oxygen-independent coproporphyrinogen III oxidase, which codes for MNAPLQADTAPRYTSYPTAPHFHPGVDAATVEGWISAIPAGERLSLYIHVPFCDRLCWFCACHTKQTRHYKPVATFLESLHREIRTVAGQVGDRARVAALHFGGGSPTLVAPDDMRDLMAALRKNFTFLPDASISVEIDPNDMDESRLDAFADIGMTRASLGIQDFEEKVQKAINRDQSFEDTKEVIDGLRARGVASVNLDILYGLPHQTCDSVVATVEKVLSLRPERIALFGYAHVPWFKKHQTMIDEEALPGTEERLAQSLAAAEVIRRAGYDAIGLDHFALPGDSLAKAAASGALKRNFQGYTDDGCETLIGLGPSSVSRYRQGYAQNITATGEYQRRADEGGLAIARGIALSDDDRLRAWVIERLMCDFAFSAAEASARFGQAATPVLAEAALIAEEKPEAALVRQGDLFVVPEARKPLVRLVAARFDGYLAKGTARHSAAV
- a CDS encoding alkylphosphonate utilization protein, yielding MADDDYIYDEASGEWLPASEVAARTVAGAEVRDAMGNLLADGDSVVLVKDLKVKGAGQTLKQGTVIRSIRLTDNPDEIDCRHEAIKGLVLRTEFVRKR